The Papaver somniferum cultivar HN1 chromosome 6, ASM357369v1, whole genome shotgun sequence genome segment TTTTCTGCGACCACCTGTATTTTGTTGACTCACCAGCGTATTGCTTTTCTTATATATTTTCGTAAAATATGTATGGTACATATTTCCCAGGAAATGCCTAATGTTATTATTGTTTAGCTTCTAAGAGCATCTAGAATAATGGATATGAATGTCAAATTCATCACCGCACTGAGATTTCGGATTAGGCATTCACCAAACAAGTTGATGACCTCTAAATGTTCACTACATTAGAAATGACGAGCAACAAGTGCGGAACACTTGAGCACTCTATCAGTACTTTTCATTACATTTCATATGTGGAAAAAAAATTGGTCTTTCTTTGCATGAATGATTTTACTCATTTTTACTATTACTAGTAGTCTTACTCAAGATACATTTTTGAGTAGTGTTAGATTCAGATTCTCTCCTCAAGATTGACCTTTAAGGCTAGGCTGGATAAAGTCGGCAACTAAACCTTATGAAAATGACACAATTCATCTCATGCCACTATATAATGCACGCCTTCACACCACATATTTCTTTGCAACTCTATCATCTCTCTCTACTTGTTGATTTATCATTATTGCAATGGCTACTTCCGCCATGGATATTGAAACAATAGGAATTCTAGGAACAACCCAAAATGGCAATTCAGAAACACATACAGAAAAAACAATCGAAACCAAAAACTGGCTGCTGATTACTATAAATTGTGCTTTTACTATTTGTGGTGCAGTAGGTGGTCCGCTCTTAATGAGACTGTACTATCTTCATGGTGGCAGCCGTATATGGCTGAGTAGTTTTGAAGCATCTGCTGGTTTTCCAATTCTCATTTTTCCtctcatttttctcttctttcggtCGAAATCATCCGCCGATAAAATTTTGTCATCTTTTTGGTTGGAGACCAAGCTATTTCTTTGGGGTGCCATACTGGGAATTCTGTATGGTCTTGTTACTTTTATGTACGCATTGGGTTTATCCTATATTCCATTATCAACTTCATCCCTTCTCATGGCAACTCAATTATGTTTTACTGCATTTTTTGCATGGCTGATTGTGAAGCAAAAATTTACAGCTTTTGTAATAAATGCAGTGGTTGTGATGACCCTTGGATCTGTCGTGCTGGGTATTAATACTGATGGGGATAGGCCAgttggtgtatcaaaagctcagTATCTATTAGGATTTCTTTTGACGTTGGGTGCTGCTGCTTTAGCTGGGTTAATAACGCCTCTCATTGAACTTGCTTTCAGTAAAGCCACTAGAAACCTCTGTTATTCAAGTCTGCTAAACTTCCAGGTCATACTTTCGGTTTTTTCAACCATCGTTTGCGTCATAGGGATGCTAGTCAACAAGGATTTTCAGGTACGTAGTAGCGTAACTATATATTGCTGGAAATTAAGGATTTTCTGGTACAAATTTCCCTTAATCTATCAGTATATACCAAGCAATGCCCCTATATTGATACACTTGGATAATGCTGATCGATTTCACAGGCTATACCTAGAGAAGCAAATGATTTTGAACTTGGCAAAGCCAACTATTATATCATAATGATCGTGACCGCAATAATATGGCAATTGCTAGGTGTCGGAACCGTGGGCGTAATCTTCTACACAAGTGCTCTTTTCAGTGGTATACTCGGATCAGTCCTAGTCCCATTAACAGGAGTAACAGCCATTATGTTTTACCATGAAAGTTTCACAGGATTAAAAGGAATGGCTTTGGCATTATGTTTTTGGGGTTTATGTTCTTACTTTTATGGAGAATacaagatgatgaagaaggtaGTCCATGATGAAACCCCTGAAACAATTGACAACATCGAAAATGATCCTAATAGATTGGATAATCAAGATGCACCATATACCCTTAATCAGGTATTGTGAAATAATTAGGCCTCGTGATAATGGTCTCAGTAACTCGGTTTATGTATATGAAAGTTATTTATCAAATTAATACCGTTGGTTTGCATTGTAACTGCCTAAAGTTGGGCTCTGAATATCATCAATCCAAAGCAAGTGGTTTATACTGGGAAAGAAGATTTTCAACGAACAATTTAGGTCCAGAATTCCAATTGGACACCACTGAAACCCAACAACGATAAGAAAAGAAAGATCAAGAGCATAAATAGATGCATTTATTTTGGAGCATTACATGATGATGTAGTATATATTGTACAATGTTACATTTTGCACTAATGCTGCTCATGAAAAATTCAAGAGTTTATACAACTGCTTGATTTTGGTATCAATCTGAACATCATGCTTGACtgaatgaaagaaaaaaatggaCCAAACGATGATTATATCGAATGATAAGAATAAATAAAACATAAGAATTACAACATCTATGGAGGAAAATTTTTCTGCAGGGAGCTAATTAGCGGACTACAAATTTCTAGCGGTTTCTTCTTCACCCTGGAGGAATTTTTCAATTTGTTCAAGTACCTGCAAGAACAAGAGAAATATGGCGACTGTAAGATCAATCAGGCAAAATAAAATTACTGATCATGCAACTACATCGGATGACTATAAAATCACGTGAAACATCTGAACACGGAAATGATATTTCCAAAAGAATACAAGTGACGGAACTGTACTATATTCTTACATATGTCGATTGAAAGGAGCAAATGAATGGTCAAATAAAGTCGAATGCAATACTCAAAGGACTATGGTGATTAACTCTGGCATGTTTAAATGCATACTAACTAGGTTCTTCTTAGGTCCACCAATAATAAAGAGCAATAATAGTTGGATAGGATTTCTCTTGAGACTATATTCTAGAATCCTGGACCATGAAGCGTGTCCATATTGCTGCatttcttcaacttgtaaaacttGACCTTATTCTGGCCTCTCattttttattgttttgaaaTACTACAAGGATAATGGAAGGATATATATTATGCAGCAAAAAATCAGCGATCGCATTTGACTGACATGTAATTTGGAATGAGCTTCAACGTAAATAGACTGGTTCCCAACAGCAGTGAACTGATTAACGATGATGACTGATTTGAACTGTTTGCCTAAGAAGTTTTGAGCCATgaacattttcttttctttcagaaATATTTCCTAAACTAGCACGTAAATTGTTTTGAAGAAGCTGTTTAAAGGATGCAATCCAGGGTTCTATTCAAATTGACCAAATCAATGGCAAATTATAAATGCTGTATTATGTATCTAAAAACCTCGTAACTTGGGACAAGCTAAATACAGAGGAGATAACGAGAAAGAAAGATGAGAACTGTATTATTCAAATGGACAGAGGAAAGCAAGAAAACAGAAACTAGAAAGCGAAGGAAAACAAACCTCAACAGCGATAGAAAGAGGTGTAAGATTGCCAACATCATCATAACCCAATTTGTCTGCAATATCTGCATCATGAAATACAATATAAATTCAGCAACTAGCAAAAATGAATGGCAGACATAACTGATCCACTAAATTATTGAATACAATAAACACATTGTGTAATGTCATCAATTGTGTAGTATACAGAAAATTCATTCATGAGGACTACATACAGTTTTACCCTTGTGACAGTAGAATTTATGATGTTAATACCAGCTAGATTTTAATCATGTATTGAAATTTACAAATAGTGACGAGAGAAGAGAATAACATGCAGAAAGGAAACATACGTTCAAGGGAAACTCTAGCATCAGCGTTGGCATATGCTTCACCTCTCTCTTTGGAAAGTGTTGAAAGTCGCTGTAAAGCCTATAGAGGCGTAAAACAGAATCTGTCAGAAAACTCGGGCCCTCACAAGAATTGTATTCCATCAGGTTTAAACAAAATTTTGTCAGCAATTTCATTTAAGAGGCTTCTCCTTATTGGCAATTCAAAGATAAGCATGTTCAATCACCTTTGTGTAAGGATCGCCAGATTCCTGATGCAAAAGAGGCCTAGAATCTGTCCCTACAGCAGCAATGCGTCTAGCCAAAGCTTCCAAAGGCACATCTAACCAGACAGTGATACCCTGTTTCATATATTTCCTGAAGAAATTCAAGAAATTGGATATCATTTATATAAACAAGTACGCAACTGAAGATATTGTAAAAGTTTAAAATTTATGAAAGGATAAGAGAAACATATATCTGTATTCGCATACCAGTTGATTGGTCGAATTACCGCACCACCTCCAGTGGCAACAACCAGTCGACGCATTAAAGATAACTCCTTCAGTACCTCACTCTAAACAGATACACAAAAACCCAGAAAGAATAATCAGTTCATAGCCTGAAAACGAAGAAGCGCCAAAACAATCAAAAGCGAAACACCATCCCAATCGAAAGCGAGTATAAATGCTCTAAAGTACCTCATTATCTCTGAAGAAACTCTCACTATACTGTTTGAAGATCTGAGCAACAGAAGTTCCGCCAGCAGCCTGCTCAATCAGTTTGTCACTGCAGTAAACAGAAGCATTGCATACAAATTCAATATCAGAACATCTGTATAATAAAGAGTTCCATGTGACAAGAAGTCAACTAGTTTAGCATCTTTAACCAACattcatcaaaaaaagaaaaactattgcTAACCAGCATATACATTTCCAGGTTTCAATTAACAAGAGTCATTGAAGGAATGCCAGCTGGTCACTTAAGAATAGACTTCTGTAAATACCAACCACTTCAATGGATAAGTTCCCCCAGAAATCAATACCAAAATTAGACCATGTAGGTCATCACTAAATTCTACAATTTTTCTGTTTAACCAGAGAACCTATAGTGAAGTCCCTACATAGGCTACCTATAGAGTAAGAACAATAAAACTTCTAGTTCAACAAGGCTGCAATTCCCAATATGTTCAGTCGATTCCAATAGTTtctttcattaaaagttgatACCAACATTCTGAAAGCAACCGACCCAGGCGTACAGGATCTGTAGCCTGGACTCGGTAGTGGTGGCCGTGTAGCTGGTTTCTCACACAGATGTGTGGTTTCGTTTGTTAGTTGGTGGTTGGTTtgttggtggtggcagtggtagcCAAGCTCTTTCTCACGGAATGTGtcaaagcaaaaacaaaacaaaaaaaacattctGAAAGCAACTTGGACAGGCATATGCATTCAGCTTGAGACCAAATTAATTAAACGGATAGTACAAGGAGTAAGAAAATAGGAAACTAGTGACAAACCTGTCAAAGAAAGAATAACCTAATACTTCCGACAAAATCTTGCCCACGGTTGTTTTTCCAGAACCCATCATTCCTGTATTTTAATGTATCAAGTTCAGTAACAAGAATAACCTACAATATTACTAATATGATAGACACGGAACATAAGAACACTTACCAACAAGATATATGCAACGTCCATTCATGTATGGCACAACATCTTCAGATTTTTTCTACAAAGACATGTTATGAAACTTTTAACAAACAGATAGAACAAAACACTCTCATAAGAACTAAAGACCTGAACTCCAATGAGCCAATTATTCAGTGATGTATATACCTTCAAAATGGAAGGCTCGTCAACTAAAACGCGACTTTTCTCCGACTCCAATGCTGGAGCTACATAGCAATCAACAAAATTATGAGCAATAAGCAAGCAAATAGTTTATGGGACAACTAGACCATATAAAGCATTCCACAGAAACATTAAATCTTGTGAGTAACAAAGGAGTTATACATGCATTCTTACTAATCACTTTATCATGATAATTATTCAAAATTTTCACTTCTTTtaacccaaattcaaaaacccacTAACTAAATTGCACAATTGAATCATTAAAACGGTAATCAAACAGAATAAGAAATTACAAATTGCAGTTTATATACCTTGATAATTCTTATAAGAACAAGAAAGCTCAAATCCATCCAATTTCCTCTGCCCCAAATTCTTATTACATCTCAAATCCCTAGATTTAATCATCTTTAAACTTACAATCTCTCCATTTCTGTTAGATGATAATCTCAAAAACCCATTAGATGATTTCTTCCTCCCCATCTCATGAAACCCATTTTGCTTATAATAACAATTCAAACTTGAAGCACATGTAGTTGCATCCATTTTCCCGCAAATAACCTAAAACTCCAAAatttcaattgaaaaaaaaaatcaaaaatttcaaaCTTCTAAATACAATTAGAGGAGTTAACGATCAAATATATGATCTTTTAAGTTAATGAGAATTAGAGAAATTAGAAAGCTAATTACAGTGAAGAATGGTTAAGATTAGAAAGCCTGGAATTCTTTAATAAATAATATAAGTGGAGACTGGAGACAGAGTCTTGAGAATCGCACAAATGAAACGTGGGGCAAGAAGAAaacaggaggaagaagaaggcgcAAGTTAGAAGGTAGCAAGAAACAGGTgggagataaaaataaaatacagGGGGAGGAGAGTAGGTGAAACAGTGCTGTGAAGATAAAGATTGAGGGTTTTTTTCTGACGAAACTACCCCTGATGAACTTCAATGATGATGAAAATACCCGGCCTGAATTTAATTGTTTCTCCGGTGAATAGTAAGCTCACTACAAAACAGGTGGTTTCTAGGGACGGTCATTTTTTCAAAACCGTCCCTATAGGTCACGGAATAATTAATTTAAGACTATTTTTTGGCCGTTCCTAAAAGAAAGTATGACAAAAAAATATTAGTGACGGTAGGATAGAGGACGGACACAAAACCGTCATAAATGTTTTTTGGGAcgttttttggccgtcccaagaggccttctatTTTGTAGTGTGCGTTACAACGTTTTTTTGATCTGTTTCCAACGTTTTAGTCCTTTTTTCACGGCTATGGCACAATGCAAGAAAAGTCGTGCCTAACATCATCAATTTGGGTTAGCCCAGTTCGTCAGAAGGCGTGATGGAAGGTTTAACATTAATTAAATTCAAAGTTACAATAGCTTACGATTGCCGGAACATCCATAATTTTTTAGACAATTATTATCAGAAGCGAGCTTAAGCAAAATTTTATTGCCAATCAGTATGTGGTCTAGTGGTTGGCATGCTCTATCTTTCTTGTAATTGTTGAAATCCATTCTCATTTAAAAATTTTGGATGTAGAGTAGGGACCACTAGTCTaagacataaaaaaaataaaaaaaatcttgttgttttTAATTTACACGTGTAGGGGTAATATACGGAATAATATTTTTTTGCGTGTAAATTCTTTCAAAGATGATTCACCCAGATTTATCCCGATAATAAAATTGGGACATTTTAACCTGTTAGTTATCTTGATTATCCAAACTACCGTATGATTCTCTCGAAATTCTGCTTCAAGAATAGCTGAAAACACACATGTCACTCTATTGGGTTCAGGAATCATCCACGTAATGACATTTCTGGAATAATACTCAACGGATAACACAAAAAACCACCCAAAACCCGTCCCATCGCCCGCAAAAGTTAAGGAGATCCCATTTTTACGAGGCAGGTCGCACTCCATCGTGAGAGGACCCATTTTTGTACTGtccggcaaaaaaaaaaaataaaaaaattgttaaatagaaaaacaaagcataCGTTGGCCATTTTTAGATCTAATTCCAAAACAATACCAAGGGCATTTTAGGCATGCTTGGGTAAACTAAAACAGTAAGATGTTGTCAGC includes the following:
- the LOC113287021 gene encoding purine permease 3-like, which produces MATSAMDIETIGILGTTQNGNSETHTEKTIETKNWLLITINCAFTICGAVGGPLLMRLYYLHGGSRIWLSSFEASAGFPILIFPLIFLFFRSKSSADKILSSFWLETKLFLWGAILGILYGLVTFMYALGLSYIPLSTSSLLMATQLCFTAFFAWLIVKQKFTAFVINAVVVMTLGSVVLGINTDGDRPVGVSKAQYLLGFLLTLGAAALAGLITPLIELAFSKATRNLCYSSLLNFQVILSVFSTIVCVIGMLVNKDFQAIPREANDFELGKANYYIIMIVTAIIWQLLGVGTVGVIFYTSALFSGILGSVLVPLTGVTAIMFYHESFTGLKGMALALCFWGLCSYFYGEYKMMKKVVHDETPETIDNIENDPNRLDNQDAPYTLNQVL
- the LOC113287023 gene encoding shikimate kinase 3, chloroplastic-like isoform X1 — translated: MDATTCASSLNCYYKQNGFHEMGRKKSSNGFLRLSSNRNGEIVSLKMIKSRDLRCNKNLGQRKLDGFELSCSYKNYQAPALESEKSRVLVDEPSILKKKSEDVVPYMNGRCIYLVGMMGSGKTTVGKILSEVLGYSFFDSDKLIEQAAGGTSVAQIFKQYSESFFRDNESEVLKELSLMRRLVVATGGGAVIRPINWKYMKQGITVWLDVPLEALARRIAAVGTDSRPLLHQESGDPYTKALQRLSTLSKERGEAYANADARVSLEHIADKLGYDDVGNLTPLSIAVEVLEQIEKFLQGEEETARNL
- the LOC113287023 gene encoding shikimate kinase 3, chloroplastic-like isoform X2; the protein is MDATTCASSLNCYYKQNGFHEMGRKKSSNGFLRLSSNRNGEIVSLKMIKSRDLRCNKNLGQRKLDGFELSCSYKNYQALESEKSRVLVDEPSILKKKSEDVVPYMNGRCIYLVGMMGSGKTTVGKILSEVLGYSFFDSDKLIEQAAGGTSVAQIFKQYSESFFRDNESEVLKELSLMRRLVVATGGGAVIRPINWKYMKQGITVWLDVPLEALARRIAAVGTDSRPLLHQESGDPYTKALQRLSTLSKERGEAYANADARVSLEHIADKLGYDDVGNLTPLSIAVEVLEQIEKFLQGEEETARNL